In Chitinivibrionales bacterium, the following are encoded in one genomic region:
- a CDS encoding DUF4388 domain-containing protein, with translation MKPEASCFTGLLLVITFTLSAQQTAPPKTISGQRADSSAVSPEDTAQYITISQGPAPVLKSLAPNSPILGMAQQGKIFRLINRGKSWHRIAFKDTIGWIEKRYTKSVVNNRFSSLTRNLPAYGIGALFGGGLIFLLVLAAIFLGGRILIAGLKKRSSVNVPAGKGCLIIARETKKIEYSLSSRVAALETCFTEIGFEVTNAHELNVARNILWHYNPDVICVDWQLEDNIHKKVGNLLLGKASTANIFVIFYNVPDPASVQQNSGIPNVSYLGISFTDRDIFKFVTPLIMTDRKSKEVRRSVESHALEGDISNGSLSEVFQFLEIGKKSGCMLIDKNGPYGMIYFEQGQITSASTPSQKGNDAVYSMLNIPEGTFRFLLGKSSQARNVTIGTLGLLMEWARLNDEASRH, from the coding sequence ATGAAACCAGAAGCATCCTGCTTCACTGGGCTTCTTCTAGTTATAACATTTACTCTTTCCGCCCAGCAAACCGCCCCCCCAAAAACCATCTCGGGACAAAGAGCGGATTCTTCAGCTGTTTCTCCCGAAGATACCGCTCAGTATATAACCATTTCCCAAGGTCCTGCTCCTGTTCTCAAATCACTGGCTCCGAATTCTCCCATCCTGGGCATGGCACAGCAGGGGAAGATATTCCGGTTAATTAACCGGGGTAAATCATGGCACAGGATTGCCTTTAAGGATACTATCGGCTGGATCGAAAAAAGGTATACCAAAAGTGTGGTGAACAACCGATTTTCATCCCTTACCCGCAATCTTCCTGCATACGGTATCGGCGCTCTGTTCGGAGGCGGTCTGATTTTTCTTCTGGTACTGGCCGCGATCTTTTTAGGCGGTCGAATCCTTATTGCCGGCCTGAAAAAGAGATCTTCCGTTAATGTGCCTGCAGGAAAAGGCTGCCTGATTATAGCCCGTGAAACAAAAAAAATCGAATATTCTCTGTCATCACGGGTTGCCGCTCTTGAAACCTGTTTCACGGAAATCGGTTTTGAGGTTACCAATGCCCATGAACTCAATGTGGCCAGAAATATCCTCTGGCATTACAATCCGGATGTTATCTGTGTTGACTGGCAGCTCGAAGACAATATTCATAAAAAGGTTGGAAACCTTCTCCTGGGTAAAGCATCGACAGCAAATATTTTTGTGATTTTTTACAACGTACCCGATCCGGCATCGGTGCAGCAAAACAGCGGCATACCCAATGTCAGTTATCTGGGGATATCTTTTACCGACAGGGATATTTTCAAATTTGTCACTCCGCTGATAATGACCGACCGTAAATCCAAAGAGGTGCGCAGGAGCGTCGAAAGCCATGCCCTCGAAGGCGACATTTCCAACGGCAGCCTCTCCGAAGTCTTCCAATTTCTTGAAATCGGCAAGAAAAGCGGGTGCATGCTTATCGATAAAAACGGCCCCTACGGCATGATCTATTTCGAACAGGGCCAGATTACTTCGGCCTCAACACCATCTCAAAAGGGCAATGATGCCGTGTACTCAATGTTGAACATTCCGGAGGGAACGTTCCGGTTTCTTTTAGGAAAATCATCACAGGCCAGAAATGTCACTATCGGTACCCTCGGTCTTCTTATGGAATGGGCCCGGCTGAACGATGAAGCTTCTCGGCATTGA
- a CDS encoding 4Fe-4S ferredoxin, which translates to MVSKIFYFTGSGNTLKLAKDLAQEVGGVELVKISYTMEFDQSDCNVAGIAYPVYCFGLPNIVVNFIEKVQFHKNAYTFGLASYGGLLTASGKLMKKTLAKRNLSLNAGFAVRMPGNATMVYDVPKAEKREGMYKVEQERIKQIAATVKNKSNHTVDTNLGILGSLASSTSGVMMKKINETDKAFFVDEKCNSCGICEKICPVQNITMIDGKPQWRHKCESCLACFHWCPQAAIQSGKKTASRSRYHHPDIELKDMM; encoded by the coding sequence ATGGTTTCAAAAATATTTTATTTCACCGGTTCAGGAAATACCTTGAAACTTGCAAAAGATCTGGCACAGGAAGTGGGCGGTGTTGAACTGGTAAAAATATCCTATACCATGGAGTTTGATCAGAGTGATTGCAACGTTGCCGGTATCGCGTATCCGGTGTATTGTTTCGGGCTCCCCAATATTGTTGTCAATTTTATTGAAAAGGTGCAATTTCATAAAAATGCCTATACTTTCGGGTTGGCCTCCTATGGTGGTCTGTTGACCGCTTCAGGCAAATTAATGAAAAAGACCCTTGCTAAACGAAATCTTTCGCTCAATGCCGGCTTTGCAGTCCGTATGCCGGGAAATGCCACGATGGTGTATGATGTTCCGAAAGCGGAAAAACGGGAAGGCATGTATAAAGTAGAACAAGAGAGAATTAAGCAGATTGCTGCAACCGTTAAAAACAAAAGCAATCATACTGTAGATACCAACCTTGGCATCCTGGGTTCACTGGCTTCTTCCACCAGCGGTGTAATGATGAAAAAGATCAACGAAACCGATAAAGCATTTTTTGTCGATGAGAAATGTAACTCCTGTGGTATTTGCGAAAAAATCTGTCCTGTTCAGAATATCACAATGATCGATGGTAAACCTCAGTGGCGTCACAAATGCGAAAGCTGCCTGGCCTGCTTCCACTGGTGTCCCCAGGCGGCAATCCAGAGCGGTAAGAAAACCGCCTCCCGGTCACGGTACCATCATCCCGATATCGAATTAAAAGATATGATGTAA
- a CDS encoding DUF1805 domain-containing protein yields MIHEQLELNGRPINAYVIPCGPFNVVFADTGTGMIGCGAFDVAALDKFSYPAVKMAGAEGASIITVDDLLKGTVKEVNVAAQQKGIEIGQNGQTALEKM; encoded by the coding sequence ATGATTCATGAACAATTGGAGTTGAATGGAAGGCCGATCAATGCTTATGTCATTCCCTGCGGTCCTTTCAATGTCGTTTTTGCCGATACCGGTACAGGAATGATCGGTTGCGGCGCCTTTGATGTTGCTGCTCTCGATAAATTCAGCTATCCTGCCGTGAAAATGGCCGGCGCCGAAGGTGCATCGATCATTACGGTCGATGACCTTTTGAAAGGGACAGTCAAAGAAGTCAACGTCGCCGCGCAACAGAAGGGGATTGAAATTGGCCAGAACGGGCAAACCGCTCTGGAAAAGATGTAA
- the ruvX gene encoding Holliday junction resolvase RuvX — MKLLGIDYGKKRIGCAVTDQTGTVIRSLPTIVRTRKTSLLDEVCTLIENEKPHALVFGVPLGYNEQETAMSREIRAFAAEVQKRTEVPVHFIDESLTSQAAEKMLQSRKKKHRKDKKNIDRIAACLILDAFNKEQ, encoded by the coding sequence ATGAAGCTTCTCGGCATTGATTACGGCAAAAAACGGATCGGTTGTGCGGTCACCGACCAAACCGGTACTGTTATTCGAAGCCTCCCTACCATTGTCAGGACCCGAAAAACCAGCCTTCTTGATGAAGTTTGTACATTAATAGAAAACGAAAAACCCCATGCTCTTGTTTTCGGCGTGCCCTTAGGGTATAATGAACAGGAAACAGCGATGTCCCGGGAAATCAGGGCCTTTGCCGCTGAAGTGCAAAAAAGAACCGAGGTTCCCGTGCATTTTATCGATGAAAGCCTGACATCCCAGGCGGCAGAAAAAATGCTTCAATCTCGAAAAAAGAAACATCGGAAAGATAAAAAGAATATCGACCGGATCGCCGCCTGTCTGATTCTTGATGCATTCAATAAGGAACAGTAA